The following are encoded in a window of Methanomassiliicoccus sp. genomic DNA:
- a CDS encoding STT3 domain-containing protein, which translates to MEANAGRPGGPSQKERKPAKGGLRSRLKDSWLGRNWGTVLILVAVIFIAFFVRSYFGYSTSVDNGFLLGGGSDSYYHLRVIEHVESTGEHLVHDPLLNYPMGIRNMRPPLYDWSVAVTSMFLSGVSGASLSDMTGYTLVLSAPFWGALTIVPLYMITRAAFGNRAGLLASLLFALMPGNIARSVIADADHDAMILFFVVFSLYFLFRALVTINGTKWVTDWKDRKTIRPGIRNYLDTNKRSLIYAMLGGVCLAAIAMTWTGYTYLLIIVLVYFLVQVLINRFRNVDSMGEFFIVFAMLMTAFVVMAPLYWQMNYWSQWFDVPFYLFLGSMIVGSLFVVSRDYPWTLVIPAVIGLIAIALVAIFFVAPNIFEAIVTGQGYLVKSKLYSTISEAQAPTFSYLVLSFGAVTFWLAIIGLVWAAVKIPKNPSPYLVFVVVWMGVSIYMAASASRFMFNASPVFAMSAGWILALIIGLLKFEEVPRALSGFRANPWTTIKKAIKVRHVVVALFLAFLIILPNVWTSLDAGIPSETKKDYDKEIYNALSWALHPPGYDTTNGSNWYLGAFTYDLPLPTSAYPSAWSWFATQDNDLPIEDRPAYLSWWDYGFEAVQEGKHPTVADNFQDGYEFSGSFLMSENESDAVALFIARMLEASDFNDSVKSTLTAHGVDAAKVQDIMEHPDNYIQTVLDNPEVYGNFTSDLSAGNAKYAAARIEISKIGLDQMASLYHDLRAVTGYDIGYVAVDYRLFPFNAQSNNIFYAPAKLNDRVIDSKSNSPTDYFTIKAVLSDYSVKDVANVTSSDTVLGYQIYYTDLFYQTMLYRSFMGLSPSDVGATSQGIPGISGSMTSYDAEPGYNLTHFKQVYRTAYYNPYNSDEVANHSSDWKAISYDQALYYQEQIDAGKMNGTVDKSAYSLESGVTFLQYYDGAPLSGKATSSDGTPLSGIHVTVVDEYGIPHQTVETAADGSYSVLLPFGNCSVVFSAGDLNGATLIGSELDRMNYTVSYGQAMRLESFSADGNVVLPASIVSGKVFWDVNGDGRFGTGDEAISGAQVILKNNGTGFTATETSDANGSYSIIAIAGESNDMYATYDGHTIGQTSLTTVGGQNANRNIAVEPATVTGTLSFVSGGAAQGVGVSITDSATNKVTNTTTGSGGTFSFDRLLPGNYTVDTTDSNISAGSVSVSVTAGSTKSVSLNVQSATQVNGTVTLGGVAQANVAVGFISASREQFTTTDSSGKYSITLPQDTYTVYALTSVSGTDQVAMVPLTANSNTATVDLALSAGSVITGTVKNGGTAIGSADVVYTRQSDGAFVTATTNSSGAYRLVLPTGDYFVYASGASKAFWNTVSVTGTATQDLSLADSVYVSGKTWYDTNGNGVMDSSEGISGVVLNVRSTTTSSQTVSFVSGSSGSYNLTLPKGNNYQVSASLTGYQSWSKSYEPLNSATTENIEMVADSRTVTGTVTSGGTALSGVTVKFTPNGGGAVAATATTDGSGGFSVSLSPGTYSMIIDQNITSGDDSRKYQASQSLTVEVGKNPQAQSIAVTERVKATISISMGSATSGSVRFIGPQNLTADAASTITEYLVPGTYTIYTSLTDGSAHYADLRSAAIAAGSPISISPQYAPAFTGQLQYSGSDLSIPANITVSSGAASMTLNANSQGSFTTYLPNGTYAIGANYHTKTTVDDKARYVVYTASQNVTVGGTTEANIGLNRALDNATVSGTLTGASGSVTWTLVGLSGTAISTNATSAAGSYSFTLAPGSYSAYGVSGSSVYLGVITVNANQATTANLTFETGYTVTGTVRYNGNGVSGAKVTFSDNAQATATTGAGGSYSIVLPAGSYSGSASWVNQEVAGVNVSHTGSFEITVPSATSQNIDLVRQLTGAVELTWDSSQKKTVDAGQTVTYDVTITNRGNVDDVYRLSTNSSWGVTFSDNNISLPWGAGSSKTVQVTITVPEDAKVTHSPIEITATSLNHTAAEDSVSLDVNVNPTYKVSVSLGSAQAVANTTITYPFLVKNEGNAQDTYNFTIANLDQLAVQGWTAKISGVDTDYRSLTVSAGSSQTVTVILTRSSDSPDLNASVRVNVASTNATASSEQSIQKTSLGVGDGDLTASGDNISMGTPQVPAGTWALVVLVAVLGVVFVVLRVNKGVFGRRRKR; encoded by the coding sequence TGTTCCTGTCAGGGGTATCGGGAGCCTCGCTCTCGGACATGACAGGCTACACTCTGGTCCTCTCCGCTCCGTTCTGGGGCGCGCTGACCATCGTCCCGCTTTACATGATCACCCGGGCCGCCTTCGGCAACCGGGCCGGACTGCTAGCATCATTGCTATTCGCCCTGATGCCTGGCAACATCGCAAGGAGCGTGATCGCGGACGCCGACCACGACGCCATGATCCTGTTCTTCGTGGTGTTCTCGCTATACTTCCTGTTCCGTGCCCTGGTCACCATTAATGGTACCAAATGGGTCACCGACTGGAAGGATAGAAAGACCATACGCCCAGGGATACGTAACTATCTGGACACCAACAAAAGATCGCTGATATATGCGATGTTGGGAGGAGTGTGCTTGGCCGCTATCGCCATGACCTGGACTGGTTATACCTACCTCCTCATCATCGTCCTGGTTTACTTCCTGGTGCAGGTGCTCATAAACCGCTTCCGCAACGTCGACTCCATGGGCGAGTTCTTCATCGTCTTCGCGATGCTGATGACTGCCTTCGTGGTCATGGCTCCTCTCTACTGGCAGATGAACTACTGGAGCCAGTGGTTCGATGTGCCGTTCTATCTGTTCCTCGGGTCGATGATCGTGGGTAGCCTCTTCGTGGTCTCCCGGGACTATCCCTGGACCCTGGTCATCCCGGCCGTCATCGGCCTGATAGCCATTGCCCTGGTGGCGATCTTCTTCGTCGCCCCTAACATCTTCGAGGCCATAGTCACCGGCCAGGGTTACCTGGTCAAGAGCAAGCTGTACTCCACCATATCGGAAGCGCAGGCGCCGACGTTCTCGTACTTGGTCCTGTCTTTCGGCGCGGTCACCTTCTGGCTCGCGATCATAGGTCTGGTGTGGGCAGCGGTCAAGATCCCCAAGAACCCCTCTCCGTACCTGGTGTTCGTGGTCGTATGGATGGGCGTGAGCATTTACATGGCGGCCTCCGCCAGCAGGTTCATGTTCAACGCCTCGCCGGTCTTCGCCATGTCTGCGGGATGGATCCTTGCGCTGATCATCGGCCTGCTCAAGTTCGAGGAGGTCCCCCGGGCCCTCAGCGGGTTCCGGGCCAACCCCTGGACCACGATCAAGAAGGCGATCAAAGTCCGCCACGTCGTCGTGGCGCTGTTCCTCGCCTTCCTGATCATCCTGCCTAACGTCTGGACCTCCCTGGACGCCGGCATACCGTCGGAGACCAAGAAGGACTACGACAAGGAGATCTATAACGCCCTGTCCTGGGCCCTGCACCCCCCCGGTTACGATACCACCAACGGTTCGAACTGGTACCTGGGAGCGTTCACTTATGACCTGCCTCTGCCCACGAGTGCCTACCCGTCGGCATGGTCATGGTTCGCCACCCAGGATAATGATCTGCCGATAGAGGACAGGCCGGCCTACCTGTCATGGTGGGACTACGGTTTCGAGGCGGTCCAGGAGGGTAAGCACCCCACCGTCGCGGACAACTTCCAGGATGGCTACGAGTTCTCTGGTTCATTCCTCATGTCAGAGAACGAGAGCGACGCCGTAGCCTTATTCATAGCCCGGATGCTGGAGGCATCGGACTTCAACGATTCGGTCAAGAGCACCCTCACCGCTCACGGGGTCGATGCGGCGAAGGTCCAGGACATCATGGAGCACCCCGACAACTACATCCAAACAGTCCTCGACAACCCTGAGGTCTACGGTAACTTCACCAGCGACCTCAGTGCGGGTAACGCCAAGTACGCGGCGGCCCGCATCGAGATCAGCAAGATCGGGCTAGACCAGATGGCCAGCCTGTACCATGACCTGAGGGCGGTCACCGGCTATGACATCGGTTACGTCGCCGTGGACTACAGGCTGTTCCCCTTCAACGCCCAGAGCAATAACATCTTCTATGCTCCGGCCAAGCTGAACGACCGCGTCATCGACTCGAAGAGCAACTCTCCGACCGACTACTTCACCATCAAGGCGGTCCTCAGCGACTATTCGGTGAAGGATGTGGCGAACGTGACCTCCAGTGACACGGTCCTGGGATACCAGATCTATTACACCGATCTGTTCTACCAGACCATGCTCTACCGGTCGTTCATGGGCCTGAGTCCCAGCGACGTCGGGGCCACCAGCCAAGGCATCCCCGGCATCTCCGGCTCGATGACCAGCTATGACGCCGAGCCCGGGTACAACCTCACCCATTTCAAGCAGGTGTACCGGACCGCGTACTACAACCCCTACAACTCCGACGAGGTAGCTAACCACTCTAGCGACTGGAAGGCGATCTCGTACGATCAGGCGCTGTACTATCAGGAGCAGATCGACGCCGGCAAGATGAACGGCACGGTGGACAAGTCCGCCTACAGCCTGGAGTCCGGAGTCACCTTCCTGCAGTACTACGACGGCGCGCCCCTTAGCGGTAAGGCCACCTCTAGCGACGGGACCCCGCTTTCGGGCATCCACGTCACCGTGGTGGACGAGTACGGCATACCCCACCAGACGGTGGAGACCGCCGCCGACGGGTCCTACAGCGTCCTGCTGCCGTTCGGCAACTGCAGTGTGGTCTTCTCCGCCGGAGACCTCAACGGGGCAACGCTCATCGGTTCTGAACTGGACCGCATGAACTACACCGTCTCCTACGGCCAGGCCATGCGGCTGGAGAGCTTCAGCGCGGACGGCAACGTCGTCCTGCCCGCCTCGATTGTCTCCGGCAAGGTGTTCTGGGACGTCAACGGGGACGGCCGCTTCGGCACCGGGGACGAGGCGATCTCGGGAGCCCAGGTCATCCTGAAGAACAACGGAACCGGGTTCACCGCGACCGAGACCAGTGATGCCAACGGCTCTTACAGCATCATCGCCATCGCCGGCGAGTCCAACGACATGTACGCCACCTACGACGGCCACACCATCGGGCAGACCTCCCTGACCACGGTCGGGGGCCAGAACGCCAACCGCAACATCGCGGTGGAGCCTGCGACGGTCACCGGCACCCTTAGCTTTGTAAGCGGAGGGGCGGCCCAGGGGGTCGGCGTCAGCATCACCGACAGTGCGACCAATAAGGTCACCAATACCACCACCGGATCGGGAGGCACCTTCAGCTTCGACCGCCTTCTGCCCGGCAACTACACTGTCGACACCACCGACTCCAACATCAGCGCTGGGTCGGTGTCGGTAAGCGTGACCGCCGGAAGCACGAAGAGCGTAAGCCTCAACGTGCAGTCGGCGACCCAGGTGAACGGAACGGTCACCCTCGGGGGCGTGGCCCAGGCCAACGTCGCGGTGGGTTTCATATCCGCCTCCAGGGAGCAGTTCACCACCACCGATTCCTCGGGCAAGTATTCCATAACCTTGCCTCAGGACACCTACACTGTGTATGCGCTGACCAGCGTGAGCGGCACGGACCAGGTGGCGATGGTGCCTCTTACCGCCAACAGCAATACTGCGACCGTGGACCTCGCCCTCTCGGCCGGCTCGGTGATCACCGGAACGGTCAAGAACGGAGGCACTGCGATCGGTTCGGCCGATGTAGTGTATACTCGTCAGTCGGACGGCGCCTTCGTCACCGCGACCACCAACTCGTCGGGCGCCTACCGCCTGGTGCTGCCCACCGGGGACTACTTCGTCTACGCCTCAGGGGCCAGCAAGGCCTTCTGGAACACCGTGTCGGTCACCGGCACGGCGACCCAGGACCTGTCCCTGGCCGATTCCGTGTATGTCTCCGGCAAGACCTGGTACGACACCAACGGCAACGGGGTGATGGATTCCAGCGAAGGCATCTCCGGCGTCGTGCTCAACGTCCGCTCGACTACCACGTCCAGCCAGACCGTGAGCTTTGTGTCCGGGAGCTCGGGCAGCTATAACCTCACCCTGCCCAAGGGCAACAACTACCAGGTGAGCGCCTCGCTGACCGGCTACCAGTCATGGTCGAAGAGCTACGAGCCGCTGAACTCGGCAACCACCGAGAATATCGAGATGGTGGCCGACAGCCGCACCGTCACCGGAACCGTGACTTCCGGCGGCACCGCCCTGAGCGGTGTCACCGTTAAGTTCACGCCCAATGGCGGCGGGGCCGTGGCCGCGACCGCCACCACCGACGGGTCAGGCGGGTTCAGCGTAAGCCTCAGCCCCGGCACTTACTCGATGATCATCGACCAGAACATAACCTCCGGCGACGACTCGAGGAAGTACCAGGCCTCGCAATCCCTGACCGTGGAGGTCGGCAAGAACCCCCAGGCCCAGTCGATCGCGGTCACCGAGCGGGTGAAGGCGACCATCAGCATCAGCATGGGCTCGGCGACCAGCGGGTCGGTGCGCTTCATCGGTCCGCAGAACCTGACCGCTGACGCGGCTTCCACCATCACCGAGTACCTGGTGCCCGGGACCTATACGATATATACCTCGTTGACGGACGGCAGCGCACACTACGCCGACCTGAGGTCCGCGGCCATCGCCGCCGGGTCCCCGATCAGCATATCGCCCCAGTACGCTCCGGCCTTCACCGGGCAGCTGCAATACAGCGGCAGCGACCTGAGCATCCCGGCCAACATCACCGTGAGCTCGGGTGCGGCTAGCATGACCTTGAACGCCAACAGCCAGGGTTCGTTCACCACCTATCTGCCCAATGGCACCTATGCCATAGGTGCAAACTATCACACCAAGACCACGGTGGACGACAAGGCCAGGTATGTGGTGTACACCGCGTCCCAGAATGTGACGGTCGGCGGGACCACCGAGGCCAACATCGGCCTCAATCGGGCGCTGGACAACGCCACCGTCAGCGGAACGCTGACCGGGGCGTCGGGCAGCGTCACCTGGACCCTCGTCGGCTTGTCTGGCACGGCCATAAGCACCAATGCCACCTCGGCCGCGGGTTCCTATTCCTTCACCCTGGCGCCTGGCAGCTACAGCGCCTATGGGGTGTCCGGTTCCAGCGTGTATCTCGGAGTCATCACCGTCAACGCCAACCAGGCCACCACCGCCAACCTGACCTTCGAGACCGGCTACACGGTCACGGGGACCGTCAGGTACAACGGCAACGGGGTCAGCGGGGCGAAGGTGACTTTCTCCGACAACGCGCAGGCCACCGCCACCACCGGTGCGGGAGGCAGCTACAGCATCGTGCTTCCCGCCGGCAGCTACAGCGGCTCGGCCTCCTGGGTCAACCAGGAGGTCGCAGGAGTGAATGTTTCCCACACCGGCAGCTTCGAGATCACCGTGCCCTCGGCCACCTCCCAGAACATCGATCTGGTGCGGCAGCTGACCGGCGCGGTGGAGCTGACCTGGGACTCCAGCCAGAAGAAGACCGTGGACGCCGGGCAGACCGTCACCTACGATGTCACCATAACCAACCGGGGCAATGTGGACGACGTCTACCGGCTGAGCACCAACTCCAGCTGGGGCGTGACCTTCTCGGACAATAACATCTCCCTGCCGTGGGGCGCTGGAAGCTCGAAGACTGTGCAGGTGACCATCACCGTGCCCGAGGACGCCAAGGTGACCCACTCGCCGATCGAGATCACGGCGACGTCCCTCAACCACACCGCGGCGGAGGACAGCGTGAGCCTGGATGTCAACGTCAACCCGACCTACAAGGTGTCAGTGTCCCTGGGTTCGGCCCAGGCGGTGGCCAACACGACCATCACCTATCCGTTCCTCGTCAAGAATGAGGGAAATGCCCAGGACACCTACAACTTCACCATCGCCAACCTTGATCAGCTGGCGGTGCAGGGTTGGACCGCCAAGATATCTGGCGTAGATACCGACTATCGGTCGCTCACCGTCTCCGCTGGCAGCAGCCAGACGGTGACCGTCATCCTGACCCGGTCCTCGGATTCGCCCGACCTCAACGCCTCGGTGCGGGTCAACGTGGCCTCTACCAACGCCACCGCCTCGAGCGAGCAGTCGATCCAGAAGACCTCGCTCGGGGTCGGTGACGGCGATCTCACGGCCAGCGGTGACAACATATCCATGGGTACCCCGCAGGTACCGGCGGGCACCTGGGCCCTGGTGGTCCTGGTGGCTGTGCTTGGTGTCGTGTTCGTGGTCCTCAGGGTCAACAAGGGGGTGTTCGGACGCCGAAGAAAGAGATGA